The following proteins come from a genomic window of Acinetobacter baumannii:
- the glmM gene encoding phosphoglucosamine mutase has product MSYFGTDGIRGKFGQMPITPEFALKLGFAAGKVLKRTSPKNKPLVVLGKDTRLSGYILESALQAGLNAAGVYVHLLGPLPTPAIAHLTRALHAHAGIVISASHNPYFDNGIKFFSSEGKKLPDSLQEEINKELEKDLFIEDTANLGKSVRVTDANGRYIEFCKSTFPYHFDLNNLKIVVDCAHGAAYSVGPSVFRELGAKVVALYNEPDGLNINENCGSTHPESLQKAVVEHGADLGIAFDGDADRVVMVDKFGNLIDGDHILYILATQAKNKPAGVVGTVMSNMALEVALEKANVGFVRAKVGDRYVLQALEENGWVTGGEPSGHILTLDKSTTGDAIIAALQVLTVMVEQNKALHELVNGFKLYPQVLVNVRLEQMLDPYSIPALVAEFNKAEEQLKGRGRILIRKSGTEPVIRVMVESDNEQEVKTLAEHLANAVRSQAQVA; this is encoded by the coding sequence ATGAGTTATTTTGGAACGGATGGTATTCGTGGAAAATTTGGGCAAATGCCGATTACGCCAGAGTTTGCTTTAAAACTCGGTTTTGCTGCAGGGAAGGTATTAAAACGAACGAGTCCGAAAAATAAACCACTTGTTGTATTAGGAAAAGATACTCGTTTATCCGGTTATATTTTAGAGTCTGCTTTGCAGGCGGGATTAAATGCTGCTGGTGTATATGTTCACTTACTTGGACCATTACCGACACCAGCAATTGCACATCTTACCCGTGCCTTACATGCACATGCAGGGATTGTTATTTCTGCATCACATAACCCATATTTTGATAACGGGATTAAGTTCTTCTCAAGTGAAGGTAAAAAATTACCAGATTCATTGCAGGAAGAAATTAATAAAGAATTAGAAAAAGATTTATTTATCGAAGACACTGCAAACTTAGGTAAAAGTGTTCGTGTGACCGATGCAAATGGTCGTTATATCGAATTTTGTAAATCTACATTCCCATATCATTTTGATTTAAATAATTTAAAAATTGTTGTGGATTGTGCTCACGGCGCTGCTTACAGCGTTGGCCCTTCAGTTTTCCGTGAACTCGGCGCTAAAGTTGTCGCTTTATACAATGAGCCAGATGGTTTAAATATTAATGAAAACTGTGGTTCAACTCATCCAGAGAGCTTACAAAAAGCGGTTGTGGAACATGGGGCTGACTTAGGTATTGCCTTTGATGGTGATGCTGACCGTGTAGTGATGGTTGATAAGTTCGGTAACTTAATTGACGGTGACCACATCTTATATATTTTAGCGACTCAGGCAAAAAACAAGCCAGCAGGTGTTGTTGGTACGGTAATGAGTAACATGGCACTTGAAGTGGCACTTGAAAAAGCAAATGTTGGCTTTGTCCGTGCAAAAGTCGGTGACCGTTATGTGTTACAAGCCCTAGAAGAAAACGGATGGGTAACAGGTGGTGAGCCTTCTGGTCATATTCTGACTTTAGACAAGAGCACAACAGGTGATGCGATTATTGCAGCATTACAAGTGTTAACCGTGATGGTTGAGCAGAACAAAGCGCTGCACGAATTGGTTAACGGCTTTAAACTGTACCCACAAGTTCTTGTAAATGTACGTTTGGAACAAATGCTTGATCCATATTCTATTCCTGCATTAGTTGCTGAGTTCAATAAAGCTGAAGAGCAGCTCAAAGGACGTGGACGTATTTTAATTCGTAAGTCTGGAACTGAGCCAGTCATTCGTGTCATGGTTGAAAGTGATAACGAGCAAGAAGTGAAAACTTTAGCTGAACATTTAGCAAATGCAGTTCGTTCACAGGCACAAGTCGCATAA
- the guaB gene encoding IMP dehydrogenase produces the protein MLTIVQEALTFDDVLLLPAYSTVLPKDVSLKTRLTRGIYLNIPLVSAAMDTVTESRMAIAMAQNGGIGILHKNMDIAAQAAEVRRVKKFEAGMVKDPITVSPETTVRELIAITSANNISGVPVVKDGKVVGIVTGRDTRFETNLEQPVSNIMTGQDRLVTVREGESKENIQALLQKHRIEKVLVVGESNELKGLITVTDFRKAESYPNSCKDDLGRLRVGAAVGTGADTPSRVEALVEAGVDVIVVDTAHGHSAGVIERVRWVKQNFPQVQVIGGNIATGDAALALLDAGADAVKVGIGPGSICTTRIVAGIGMPQISAIDSVASALKDQIPLIADGGIRFSGDMAKAIGAGASTIMVGSLLAGTEEAPGEVEFFQGRYYKAYRGMGSLGAMAGATGSADRYFQDSKAGAEKLVPEGIEGRVPYKGPMGNIVHQMMGGLRSSMGYTGSAVIEDLRQNAKFVKITSAGMSESHVHDVTITKEAPNYRVG, from the coding sequence ATGCTGACCATCGTTCAAGAAGCGCTAACCTTCGATGATGTCTTATTACTTCCTGCCTACTCTACTGTTCTCCCAAAAGATGTCTCTCTAAAGACACGTTTAACTCGCGGCATTTATTTAAATATCCCATTAGTTTCAGCTGCAATGGATACAGTGACTGAGTCACGTATGGCGATTGCAATGGCGCAAAATGGTGGTATCGGGATTTTGCACAAAAACATGGATATTGCTGCTCAAGCTGCAGAAGTACGCCGTGTGAAAAAATTCGAAGCGGGTATGGTGAAAGACCCTATCACTGTAAGCCCTGAAACTACAGTACGTGAACTGATTGCAATTACCTCTGCTAATAACATTAGTGGTGTACCTGTTGTTAAAGACGGCAAGGTTGTTGGTATTGTGACAGGCCGTGATACGCGTTTTGAAACCAATTTAGAACAACCTGTTAGCAACATCATGACAGGCCAAGATCGTTTAGTCACTGTACGTGAAGGCGAGTCTAAAGAAAATATTCAAGCATTATTGCAAAAACACCGTATTGAAAAAGTCTTGGTCGTTGGCGAGAGCAACGAACTTAAAGGCTTAATTACAGTGACTGACTTCCGCAAAGCTGAGAGTTATCCAAACAGTTGTAAAGATGATCTTGGTCGTTTACGTGTTGGTGCTGCGGTAGGTACAGGTGCTGATACACCAAGTCGTGTGGAAGCATTGGTTGAAGCTGGTGTTGACGTCATTGTTGTTGATACAGCACATGGCCACTCTGCTGGTGTAATTGAACGTGTACGTTGGGTGAAACAAAACTTCCCTCAAGTACAAGTGATTGGTGGCAACATTGCAACTGGTGATGCTGCATTAGCATTATTAGATGCAGGTGCAGATGCTGTAAAAGTGGGTATTGGTCCTGGTTCTATCTGTACAACACGTATTGTGGCTGGTATCGGTATGCCACAAATTTCTGCAATTGACAGCGTTGCTAGTGCACTAAAAGATCAAATTCCTTTAATTGCAGATGGCGGTATCCGCTTCTCTGGCGATATGGCAAAAGCGATCGGTGCGGGTGCAAGTACGATCATGGTTGGTTCATTACTTGCAGGTACTGAAGAAGCGCCGGGTGAAGTTGAGTTTTTCCAAGGTCGTTACTACAAAGCATATCGTGGTATGGGTTCATTAGGTGCAATGGCGGGAGCAACTGGTTCTGCTGACCGTTATTTCCAGGATTCAAAAGCGGGTGCTGAGAAGTTAGTACCAGAAGGAATCGAAGGCCGCGTTCCATATAAAGGCCCAATGGGTAACATCGTTCATCAAATGATGGGTGGTTTACGTTCATCGATGGGTTATACAGGTTCAGCTGTGATTGAAGATCTTCGCCAAAATGCGAAATTTGTGAAAATTACTTCAGCAGGCATGTCTGAGTCACATGTTCATGATGTAACGATTACTAAAGAAGCTCCGAACTATCGTGTTGGTTAG
- the prfB gene encoding peptide chain release factor 2 (programmed frameshift), translated as MEINPYLNQLKDLTDRSQTLRGYLDYDLKKERLEEVLRELEDPAIWNDQNRAQAMAKEKGELENVINVLDGLSTQLEDAKAMLDLAVEADDESLLEDVQSELSTAEEELAKLEFRRMFSNPMDPNPCYVEIQAGSGGTEAQDWASMLLRMYMRWIERHGFKAELMEVSDGDVAGIKSATIRVEGEYAYGWLRTESGVHRLVRKSPFDSGNRRHTSFSAVFISPEVDDNIEIDINPSDVRTDTYRASGAGGQHINKTDSAVRLTHIPTGIVVACQNQRSQHANRDHAWKQLRAKLYELEMQKRNEAAQALEDSKSDIGWGSQIRSYVLDDSRIKDLRTGVENSNTGAVLDGDLDRFIEASLKQGL; from the exons GTGGAAATTAATCCTTATCTAAACCAATTGAAAGACTTAACTGATCGTAGCCAAACACTACGGGGGTATCTT GACTACGATCTAAAAAAAGAACGTTTAGAAGAAGTTTTACGTGAGTTAGAAGACCCTGCGATCTGGAATGATCAAAACCGTGCTCAGGCAATGGCGAAAGAAAAGGGCGAACTAGAAAACGTTATTAATGTATTAGATGGCTTATCTACACAGCTTGAAGATGCAAAAGCAATGTTGGATTTGGCTGTAGAAGCTGATGATGAAAGCTTGCTTGAAGATGTTCAGTCTGAACTGAGTACTGCTGAAGAAGAATTAGCAAAACTTGAATTCCGCCGTATGTTTAGCAATCCAATGGACCCGAATCCTTGCTATGTCGAGATTCAGGCGGGTTCAGGTGGTACAGAAGCACAAGATTGGGCTTCAATGCTATTACGTATGTATATGCGCTGGATTGAACGTCATGGTTTTAAAGCAGAACTTATGGAAGTCTCTGACGGTGACGTCGCAGGTATCAAATCTGCTACGATTCGTGTTGAAGGTGAATATGCGTATGGTTGGTTACGTACAGAATCTGGTGTACACCGTTTAGTACGTAAATCACCATTTGACAGTGGTAACCGTCGTCATACTTCTTTCTCTGCGGTATTTATTTCTCCAGAAGTTGATGACAATATCGAAATTGATATTAATCCTTCAGATGTTCGTACTGATACTTACCGTGCATCTGGTGCAGGTGGTCAGCACATTAACAAAACCGACTCGGCTGTGCGTTTGACGCATATTCCGACTGGTATTGTAGTGGCATGTCAGAACCAACGTTCACAGCATGCGAACCGTGATCATGCATGGAAACAGTTACGTGCAAAATTGTATGAATTAGAAATGCAAAAACGTAATGAAGCCGCTCAAGCACTTGAAGACTCGAAGTCTGATATTGGTTGGGGTAGCCAAATTCGTTCTTATGTACTTGATGACTCTCGAATCAAGGATTTGCGTACGGGTGTTGAAAATTCAAATACTGGTGCGGTTCTTGATGGTGACCTTGATCGTTTTATTGAAGCGAGTTTGAAACAGGGGTTATAA
- a CDS encoding putative porin, with translation MKKLAIASALLSALAVSGAANAYQAEVGGSYNYLDPDNGSSVSKFGVDGTYYFNPVQTRNAPLAEAAFLNRASNVNAHVNYGDNSGTKDTQYGVGVEYFVPNSDFYLSGDVGRNEREIDNTNIDSKVTTYAAEVGYLPAPGLLLALGVKGYDEKDGKDGADPTVRAKYVTQVGQHDVNLEAYGAFGDLDEYKVRGDYYIDKTLSLGVDYYNNDLTDKDEFGINAKKFLNQQVSVEGRVGFGDNDNTYGVRAAYRF, from the coding sequence ATGAAAAAACTAGCAATTGCATCAGCTCTTTTATCTGCTCTTGCAGTAAGTGGCGCAGCAAACGCTTACCAAGCTGAAGTTGGTGGTTCTTACAATTATCTTGATCCAGATAACGGCAGCAGCGTAAGCAAATTCGGTGTTGATGGGACTTATTATTTCAACCCTGTTCAAACACGTAATGCACCGCTTGCAGAAGCAGCATTCTTAAACCGTGCAAGTAACGTTAACGCACATGTTAACTATGGCGATAACAGCGGTACAAAAGACACTCAATATGGCGTAGGCGTTGAGTACTTCGTTCCTAACTCTGACTTTTACCTTAGCGGTGATGTAGGCAGAAACGAACGTGAAATCGACAACACTAATATCGACAGTAAAGTGACTACTTATGCTGCAGAAGTAGGTTATTTACCAGCTCCTGGTTTATTACTTGCTCTAGGTGTTAAAGGTTACGACGAGAAAGACGGTAAAGACGGTGCAGATCCTACCGTTCGTGCTAAGTATGTAACCCAAGTTGGTCAACATGACGTAAACCTTGAAGCTTATGGTGCGTTTGGTGACCTTGACGAATATAAAGTTCGTGGTGACTACTACATCGATAAAACTTTAAGTTTAGGTGTGGACTACTACAACAACGACTTAACTGATAAAGATGAATTTGGTATCAATGCTAAAAAATTCTTAAATCAGCAAGTAAGTGTTGAAGGTCGTGTTGGATTCGGTGATAACGACAACACTTATGGTGTTCGTGCAGCATACCGCTTCTAA
- a CDS encoding YkgJ family cysteine cluster protein, which produces MLSQVAAPDECLRCGACCAHFRVSFYWAEAELMEEHLVEPLTPVYSCMRGTNQPEPRCQALTGEIGKEVGCSIYTVRSSTCREVQIADEQCNKARLAHQLIPLIQVSPADSENDHDYDQVS; this is translated from the coding sequence ATGTTATCTCAAGTTGCGGCTCCAGATGAATGCCTACGCTGTGGGGCATGTTGTGCACATTTTCGGGTTTCATTTTACTGGGCTGAGGCCGAGTTAATGGAAGAACATCTAGTTGAACCTTTGACACCTGTCTATTCATGTATGCGTGGAACTAATCAGCCTGAGCCCCGATGTCAGGCTTTGACGGGTGAAATTGGTAAAGAGGTGGGTTGTTCCATCTATACGGTGCGTAGTTCTACCTGTAGAGAAGTGCAGATTGCGGATGAGCAGTGTAATAAAGCTCGTTTAGCGCACCAGCTTATTCCTCTTATTCAAGTTAGCCCGGCAGATTCAGAGAATGATCACGACTATGATCAGGTGAGTTAA
- the pdxH gene encoding pyridoxamine 5'-phosphate oxidase: protein MSDVIKDLSELRLSYEQGELYETQVASNPHEQFLGWFNHALAANLHEPYAMSLATASASGRPHVRTVLLRGATEAGYDFYTNYDSQKGIDLAENPYAELLFYWPSLERQVRVGGHVVKIPEQESTDYYHKRPRDSQIAAHISTPQSGKIESRELLQQRFQDLQQQVQSHEVLDKPEFWGGYRLQPDYYEFWQGRPNRLHDRLSYEKIDGQWTLHRLMP from the coding sequence ATGAGTGATGTCATTAAAGACTTAAGTGAATTGCGCTTAAGCTATGAACAAGGTGAGTTGTACGAGACTCAAGTTGCTAGCAATCCCCACGAGCAATTTCTAGGTTGGTTTAATCATGCTTTAGCTGCTAATTTGCATGAACCGTATGCAATGTCATTAGCAACTGCGAGTGCTAGTGGTCGTCCGCATGTCAGAACTGTGTTGTTACGCGGTGCGACAGAAGCAGGTTATGATTTCTATACCAACTATGACAGCCAGAAAGGTATAGATTTGGCAGAAAATCCATATGCTGAATTGTTATTTTATTGGCCAAGTCTAGAGCGTCAGGTACGAGTAGGTGGGCATGTTGTAAAAATTCCTGAACAGGAATCTACAGACTACTATCATAAACGTCCACGTGATAGCCAGATCGCAGCTCATATCAGTACCCCCCAAAGTGGCAAAATTGAAAGTCGCGAATTGTTACAACAGCGTTTTCAAGACTTGCAACAACAAGTTCAAAGCCACGAAGTACTCGATAAGCCGGAGTTCTGGGGTGGATACCGTCTACAGCCGGATTATTATGAATTCTGGCAAGGGCGACCAAATCGTTTACATGACCGCTTGAGTTATGAAAAAATCGACGGTCAATGGACGTTGCACCGACTGATGCCTTAA
- a CDS encoding alkene reductase: protein MAELNTPLTVGDFEIKNRLVMAPLTRARSGESRVPNDLMVEYYQQRANAGLILTEATVIGSKTVGYADTPGLWSQEQAQAWNKIIEAVHAQGSKIVVQLWHVGRISHPELLDGDIPVAPSAIQPAGEVSLLRPKRPYVTPRALSIEEIQEIVAQYKHSAELAKAAGFDGVELHAANGYLIDQFLQSNTNQRDDEYGGPVENRARLLLEVVDAFIEVWGAGRVGVHIAPRGDSHDMGDENPLATFGYVVEQLSQRNVAFIFSREYEAADSISPQLRKKFNGVWIANENLTPESAKRILREGQADAVSFGKAYIANPDLLQRLEQGLPLNELQPTTLYAKGAEGYTDYPALEAS from the coding sequence ATGGCTGAACTCAATACTCCCTTAACAGTTGGTGATTTTGAAATTAAAAATCGACTGGTAATGGCCCCATTAACACGTGCGCGTAGTGGCGAAAGCCGTGTTCCAAACGATTTAATGGTGGAATATTATCAGCAACGTGCAAATGCCGGTCTCATTCTCACTGAAGCAACAGTGATTGGTTCAAAAACCGTAGGTTATGCAGATACTCCGGGACTATGGTCACAAGAGCAAGCACAAGCATGGAATAAGATTATTGAAGCAGTTCATGCTCAAGGTTCAAAAATTGTAGTTCAACTGTGGCATGTGGGTCGTATTTCACATCCAGAGCTTTTAGATGGCGATATTCCTGTTGCACCGAGTGCGATTCAACCTGCGGGTGAAGTAAGTTTATTACGCCCTAAACGTCCATATGTAACGCCACGTGCGCTTTCAATTGAAGAAATTCAGGAAATTGTTGCTCAATATAAGCATTCAGCTGAATTGGCTAAAGCAGCAGGTTTTGATGGCGTTGAGCTACATGCAGCAAATGGTTATTTAATTGACCAGTTCCTTCAAAGTAATACTAACCAGCGTGATGATGAGTATGGTGGTCCGGTTGAAAACCGCGCTCGCTTGTTATTAGAAGTAGTTGATGCCTTTATTGAAGTGTGGGGCGCTGGCCGAGTAGGTGTGCATATTGCACCGCGTGGCGACTCGCATGATATGGGTGATGAAAACCCGCTAGCGACATTTGGTTATGTGGTTGAACAACTCAGCCAACGTAATGTGGCTTTCATTTTCTCTCGTGAATATGAAGCAGCTGATAGTATTAGCCCACAATTACGTAAAAAATTTAATGGTGTATGGATTGCCAATGAAAATCTGACACCAGAGTCAGCAAAACGTATCTTGCGTGAAGGTCAGGCAGATGCTGTATCTTTTGGTAAAGCATATATCGCTAACCCAGATCTATTACAGCGTTTAGAACAAGGCTTACCATTAAATGAACTTCAACCAACGACTTTATATGCTAAAGGCGCTGAAGGATATACAGACTATCCGGCTTTAGAAGCTTCATAA
- the recJ gene encoding single-stranded-DNA-specific exonuclease RecJ, whose amino-acid sequence MTKIQIKQRPLLTRPEQFQGVPPFIAEILARRGVQSEQELELKLKNLLAPELKGLDAAVALMDQAIDEQKKIVIVGDYDADGATSTALMMLVLRDMGAQVDYLVPDRFKYGYGLTPAIAELAHHTYQPDLLITVDNGISSHAGVDAAHALGMQVIITDHHLTTKETPLAEAVVNPNQLGCEFPSKALAGVGVAFYVLANLASLRNRQGKSTSKVTQYLDLVALGTYADVAVLDYNNRILVDAGVKRIQQHQCRVGILALLDIAGREATSIRAQDLGFVLGPRINAAGRMESMRIGIECLLADTMETAYPIAQQLNQLNIDRRQIEGEMKQQALSALDSLQLSQQDIPAALVLFEENWHQGVIGIVAGRLKEQFHRPTIVFAPDEDGIHIKGSARSIDGVHIRDTIEQVAEQHPELVSHFGGHAAAAGLTIRKENFEAFKNLFNDCVAAMDESVFQATLWTDGELPLSALQLDTLNWIEQLGPWGQKFPLPQFEGHFKVIDFRWLKETHLKLRLAIDQYSFDAIAFNAAGRFEFDPMRDHVHLVYEIDRNVFNGNVSLQLRIVHLNQ is encoded by the coding sequence ATGACAAAAATACAAATTAAACAAAGACCTTTATTGACACGTCCTGAACAGTTTCAGGGCGTGCCTCCGTTTATTGCCGAAATTTTGGCAAGACGGGGCGTACAATCCGAGCAAGAACTAGAGTTAAAGCTTAAGAATTTATTGGCTCCTGAACTCAAGGGGCTGGACGCTGCTGTAGCATTAATGGATCAAGCCATCGATGAGCAGAAAAAAATAGTTATTGTGGGGGACTATGATGCTGATGGCGCAACCAGCACTGCTTTAATGATGCTCGTGCTTCGCGATATGGGAGCACAAGTCGACTATCTGGTACCGGACCGTTTCAAATATGGCTATGGTCTTACTCCTGCCATTGCTGAGCTTGCTCATCACACCTATCAACCCGATCTATTAATTACAGTAGATAATGGAATTTCTAGCCATGCTGGTGTTGATGCAGCACATGCTCTAGGCATGCAAGTGATTATTACTGATCATCACTTAACGACCAAAGAAACACCACTTGCAGAAGCAGTTGTTAATCCAAACCAATTAGGATGTGAGTTTCCAAGTAAGGCACTTGCCGGTGTTGGCGTTGCTTTTTATGTACTTGCCAATTTGGCGAGTCTACGCAATAGACAGGGTAAAAGCACAAGTAAAGTGACTCAATATTTAGATTTAGTCGCTTTGGGAACTTATGCCGATGTTGCTGTTTTGGATTATAACAACCGTATTTTGGTTGATGCCGGTGTAAAACGTATTCAGCAACATCAGTGTCGAGTGGGAATCTTAGCCTTACTCGATATCGCTGGTCGGGAAGCTACTTCAATACGTGCTCAAGATTTAGGTTTTGTGCTCGGACCGCGCATTAATGCTGCTGGACGTATGGAGAGTATGCGTATTGGGATCGAGTGTTTATTAGCTGACACGATGGAAACTGCATACCCCATTGCTCAGCAATTAAATCAGTTAAATATCGATCGCCGTCAAATTGAAGGGGAGATGAAGCAACAAGCTTTATCTGCTTTAGACAGTTTACAACTCTCACAACAAGATATTCCCGCGGCGCTTGTTCTGTTTGAAGAAAACTGGCACCAAGGTGTAATCGGGATTGTCGCGGGACGTTTAAAAGAACAGTTTCATCGTCCAACGATTGTGTTTGCCCCAGATGAAGATGGTATTCATATTAAAGGCTCAGCACGTTCCATTGATGGGGTGCATATTCGAGATACCATTGAACAAGTTGCCGAACAACATCCTGAGCTGGTGAGTCATTTTGGTGGACATGCGGCAGCGGCAGGCTTAACGATTCGTAAAGAAAACTTTGAAGCTTTTAAAAACCTATTTAATGATTGTGTAGCTGCTATGGATGAATCAGTCTTTCAAGCGACTTTATGGACCGATGGTGAGCTACCTCTCTCTGCTTTGCAATTAGATACCTTAAACTGGATTGAGCAATTAGGTCCGTGGGGACAAAAATTTCCACTGCCTCAATTTGAAGGACATTTTAAAGTTATCGATTTTCGTTGGCTCAAAGAGACACATTTAAAGCTTAGATTAGCGATAGACCAATATAGTTTCGATGCTATTGCTTTTAATGCGGCAGGTCGTTTCGAGTTTGATCCGATGCGTGACCATGTGCATTTGGTTTATGAAATAGACCGTAATGTCTTTAATGGTAATGTGAGCTTACAGCTACGCATTGTGCATTTAAATCAATAA
- a CDS encoding ArsR/SmtB family transcription factor, giving the protein MDIDAISKALANPLRRQILQWLKEPEHYLPVEECGGSFEKGVCAGHIERLGKVAQSTMSNHLSVLQQAGLIQVQKYGQWSYFSRNEALIQQYIEHLKQTL; this is encoded by the coding sequence ATGGATATTGATGCAATTAGCAAAGCCCTAGCCAATCCTCTGCGTCGGCAGATTCTGCAATGGTTAAAAGAACCGGAGCATTATTTACCGGTAGAAGAGTGTGGTGGTAGTTTTGAAAAAGGGGTTTGCGCAGGTCATATTGAACGTTTGGGTAAAGTAGCTCAGTCTACAATGTCCAATCATTTGTCTGTATTACAGCAGGCGGGTCTCATTCAGGTCCAAAAATATGGACAATGGTCTTATTTTTCACGTAACGAAGCTTTGATTCAGCAATATATCGAACATTTAAAACAAACACTTTAA
- a CDS encoding oxygen-binding di-iron domain-containing protein: MGFEKTTSQILFDNGVHKCISFTSLVKGEGIQANQFLIIDHERAAVIDPGGDLTYVPLTMELNKYTRLKNLDYVMASHQDPDIITSMPRWLVYTDAKVVASKLWARFLPHLNSSFMSERMKGNWEDRLIELPDRGQVIQLGESKLVIVPAHFLHSVGNFQFYDPVAKILFSGDMGASIVDDASQPLKDFDSHVMKMKAFHQRYMCSNKVIRLWVNMVRQMDIEMIVPQHGSPFIGKEMINQFLDWIETLPCGVDLMTEQIFSCPT; this comes from the coding sequence ATGGGGTTTGAAAAAACAACATCACAGATATTATTTGATAATGGCGTACACAAATGTATTAGTTTTACCAGTTTGGTCAAAGGGGAAGGCATACAAGCCAATCAATTTTTAATTATTGATCATGAGCGTGCTGCCGTGATCGACCCGGGTGGTGATTTGACCTATGTTCCGCTGACAATGGAACTTAATAAATATACGCGCCTTAAAAATCTTGATTATGTGATGGCTTCGCATCAGGATCCAGACATTATCACCTCAATGCCCCGCTGGTTGGTTTATACCGATGCTAAAGTGGTGGCCTCAAAATTATGGGCACGGTTTTTACCTCACTTAAATTCATCATTTATGAGTGAGCGTATGAAAGGGAATTGGGAAGACCGTTTGATTGAGCTGCCTGATCGTGGTCAAGTGATTCAATTAGGTGAATCGAAACTTGTAATCGTTCCAGCGCATTTCCTACATTCGGTGGGTAATTTTCAGTTTTATGATCCCGTTGCTAAAATTTTGTTTTCGGGCGATATGGGAGCATCCATTGTAGATGATGCAAGTCAGCCTCTAAAAGATTTTGATAGCCATGTGATGAAAATGAAAGCTTTTCATCAACGTTATATGTGTTCAAATAAAGTCATTCGCTTATGGGTCAACATGGTTCGTCAGATGGATATTGAAATGATTGTCCCTCAGCACGGTAGTCCATTTATTGGTAAAGAGATGATTAATCAGTTTTTAGACTGGATTGAAACATTGCCATGCGGTGTAGATTTAATGACAGAACAAATTTTTAGCTGTCCAACATAA